The window ATGTCCAACGACTAGGAGTAAAACTAATCACGACAAACCTGGTACTATTCACAACAATAAAAGAATATCAGGTGCTCTATGAAATAGTCCTTTAATAGTATTGAATACTATATTCTACATCCTCCTTCATATAATGGGCATATCTGCCTGAGATGATTAACTTATCCGGAAGTTGCAGATCAAAAATATATAGACTTGCTAAATTTTAAGTCAACTGCCCCCAGTCTAAACTTAGGCATATGTTGTTGCTGTGgcctttttcaagaaaaacctACAAGACCTTATAACCCAAAATGAGCGCTATGTATCGAGTTTGATATATCTGAACACTGGCAACAAGACAGATATGCAAGTCGGTAATGAGAAACAGTTTTCTTATCAATTATTTCATATCcaaaaattgattaaatatcTGGTACTAAGCTTAATGACATCTTGAGATTTCTCATGTCAACATGTTGGATCAAATACTGTATAAAACTATATCTGATGACTGGGCTTAACTTGACTGTTTGTACGCAGTGCAATGATGTTTTTAGGGCTAGCaaccataattttttttaatgtttatcttAACACAtgaaattattgaagatttccACACCTAATTCAGTTCCCCAAAATTATTAAGTGGTTTTCTTTATTCGCcagaataatttaaaatcctCTTATGTTAAACacgtaaattttcaaaacattcatTCGTGCTTTACCGGATAACTCTGTAAGATCCGGATGCTTCTCGGACAAAGTTAACAAAGAGTATAGAAATATCGTCTGTAGTTCTAGACAATACCATGGTTTTCCATAATAACGTAACTCATGACTAGACATAACATTATATCGAAAGAGCTTTCTACATAACCCCGTGATTAAGGGTATCAAATGCCGTCTCCAAGTCGACAAACGCTGAATATAGTGAAGATGTCAGTTCACATGGTTGTTCTCTCAGAGAGTAAATATGATTAATGCACTACTTATTAGGGGAAAATCCaactcaataataaaataaatgacataaataataaataaaaatttaaaactaatttaaagatAAAGTAATTGTTAATCAATCtacaaatttactaaatatgtatgtactgcGTGATGAATTATGGTCATAAATGTATATCTACACAACTTCTAACTCCTATAGCAAATaaggtttaaataaaaacaaatttattgttatatagTTTTTACCTTATGGGCCAAAATTGGCAATCGTCTTCATCATTCGAATACAAATTGTTGTGATCTTTGGGTGAAAGGTCTCTATTTACCACATATAAACACATAAAATGATCAATGAGGTgtaataatgataaaattaaataaaagaaaagaaagcaATAATGATAACAATGAATAAAATgaccttttaacaataaattattagaaagcaaatatttaacacgaacaaaactaattttcataCAATACTAGACTTACGCAGTTGTTGCAAAAGAATCTGTTCTACTGCCGTTATTTGCTTCGATACTACTCAAAGGATTCGTATGCTTTTTTATTGGAATATTCGATGTACGATCCGTGACCAGTTGATCTGGAAACTTGTTATCACTCACATCTGAATCCATTGATAGATGACCAAAAAGATCTTCTAAGAGAATATTTGATTTAAGATTTCTTTGCTTCTTCGCCGAGCTTTTAAGTTTCGTACTAAAAAGTGGATAAAAtgcaatagtttttaattttttaagagatcacttttaaattttcccATTTACCCCAATATTGTATCCAATTCGTCATCATTTTCATTGTGTTTAGAATTGTTCTCATAGTTAGATTCATCAGTATCCAAAAACATATCATTTTCTCTTTCCTTTCGATTTGCGCCATAACGACCGATTTGTGATCGTGCCGataaacgctcattactggcaaaCACCTTACTTCCCATTAAAGTGGGTTCATAGGAGTTGCGTACGATCAGCTCTGCCGGAGGATTATTTTGTTTCACACCCACCtttgaaaacatattataaactttGCTAGATTCATTTAAACCATAATCTTGTGATGGTCTCGTATAAACATAGTAACCACCAATTTTTGCtgaatttttagcatttttggcTGCAGTTTCGTAAAGTGCATAATTTCGTGAGCCATTGACATAGATAGCATTGTTGCCCCGATTACCCATAACATTGTTACTGTGAAATGACACATTCGGATGTTGTGGCTGTACGTTTGAGGCTGGAGTTTGACTTAAGCCAAAGAGTTGCGATATATTACGATTTAGAAATATATCGTTTATCGATTCATTACGTGACAAATTATCAGTACTTTGATTAAGATTTCCGGTACTTAGGTAAATATTACTCGAGGGTGCCAATATTGTATTATAACGTATTGTTTCACTTTTCACTGATCCCGATTCGTTTAgggatttttgttgaaatttttgttgCGGTGGATTTATCAAATCATTTGAGTTCATTgttagaaaacttattttcgGTATTTGGCTGACATTTTTGGCTTGTTGTACTATAATATGACCATTTTTTGAACTACTTAAATTGGCCGCTGAGATATcggtattgttattgttgttattattgatattattattgttgttgttatttttattattcatattacTACGTTGTATTATTTCGGTAAGAGTTTGTAGTTTCTCTTGCACCGGAAGCACATTGCTTGACAAATTATGTGTCAAATTCGAGTTGTTGCCATATTTGGCAGTCAACTTGACATTGGCCTTTGTAGCTGCTGCTGGTGATATACGTTTCATAGCATTAAAATATGGATATTTAAGACTCTGTTGTGCCGTCGGTCTTTTATCTGGATCATAGAGCAACAAATCTTCAAGTAGATCCAAACCAGATTGACTGCATCGTGTTACTATCGAATTTAAAGGTACTCGCACGCAGTCGGGGTATCGAAAATGTATGGCTGCTGCTAATCTGTAACCCTCGGGCCAATCATTCTAAAAAATagattatgtacatacatatgtaaaattatgtattaaatattcCCCGGAAGCCACAGGCTTTCAGTGGTTCCGGGGGTAAGTGGTTAGTATTCTAGTCTGGTATACAAGAAATGGTGGTTTCAATTACCACCTGAGCCACAGGTTAAGCCGAGCACAAAGGGTCCGATAGCGGCCTAATTGTACTCCTTTGGATTTGATTAATATACAACCTCCTTTTAAACTTACTAACTTCACTTTCGGTTTCAATGGACTTTGGGTTAAAATTCTTAATAGTTTTGTTGAGGAGACAAGAGTTTTAAGAttcaatttcctttaaaaattcattaagatACATGTTCCGAGACAGTACCTGCAACAGTGTTTGGACCGTCGTCTAAGAAGCctctttgaattttttgtttattcttcGATTATAAAGTTCTGCTTTCTGAATCTAAGATTTGCACTTGATATAGTTATGTAAGGTAGGTCAAACCATTAGTTAAGACCGCAATTTATTAGAGAGATtatcttaataattaaaaaaatgctagtTAAAATTACTCTACACGAGGCATAAAAATTACCTCTAAGGTTCCGAGAAGACTGCGTGGAACACAATAgtatatcaaaatatttaatgtactAGACGGATTTAAAGAAACTAATGAATACGAAGCGAAATCTTATAACTATAATCAAAATATCAGAGGGTATATCAAAAATCTTGATTTACTAACGAAATATCAATGCGTAATGTCTTTTGACAAATTAGAAAAGAAATCTAATGCAGAGCAAACATATAACAATTAAGTATTTAGGAAGCATCTATAATTCAGAGACATTAttcgaaatatatttttctcagACAACATTCCAACTATATATCCATTTATCACTGCCAACAGTTAACAGCAATTTACCTTATCTGGTGTCCCTAAAAcggaacatattttataaagttgATCAACTTCGCTGCTCCCAGGAAATAAGGGGCGAAATGTATATAATTCAGACATAATACAACCCATGGCCCACATATCAATAGAGCTGCCGTAAGTGGTTGAGTGTAATAAAACCTCTGGAGCCCGATACCTTTAAGaaaataacataattaaattatatataatttcttcACAAATAACACTAACCATCTTGTTGACACATAATCGGTAAAGGGTGGTCTTGAGCGTATTTCCCTTGCTAGACCAAAATCAGCTATCTTTATTAGTTCTGGACCGGAGCAAAGTAAATTTTCGGGTTTTAAATCACGATGAAAAAATCC of the Lucilia cuprina isolate Lc7/37 chromosome 2, ASM2204524v1, whole genome shotgun sequence genome contains:
- the LOC111676640 gene encoding mitogen-activated protein kinase 15; the encoded protein is MNRYITLSQLGDGTYGTVVLGQRKDTGEKVAIKRMKRKYYSWEEAMNLREVKSLKKLSHPNIVKLKEVIRENDTLYFVFEYMKENLYQMIKDRETHLPEPTLKSILFQVFTGLAFMHRHGFFHRDLKPENLLCSGPELIKIADFGLAREIRSRPPFTDYVSTRWYRAPEVLLHSTTYGSSIDMWAMGCIMSELYTFRPLFPGSSEVDQLYKICSVLGTPDKNDWPEGYRLAAAIHFRYPDCVRVPLNSIVTRCSQSGLDLLEDLLLYDPDKRPTAQQSLKYPYFNAMKRISPAAATKANVKLTAKYGNNSNLTHNLSSNVLPVQEKLQTLTEIIQRSNMNNKNNNNNNNINNNNNNNTDISAANLSSSKNGHIIVQQAKNVSQIPKISFLTMNSNDLINPPQQKFQQKSLNESGSVKSETIRYNTILAPSSNIYLSTGNLNQSTDNLSRNESINDIFLNRNISQLFGLSQTPASNVQPQHPNVSFHSNNVMGNRGNNAIYVNGSRNYALYETAAKNAKNSAKIGGYYVYTRPSQDYGLNESSKVYNMFSKVGVKQNNPPAELIVRNSYEPTLMGSKVFASNERLSARSQIGRYGANRKERENDMFLDTDESNYENNSKHNENDDELDTILGTKLKSSAKKQRNLKSNILLEDLFGHLSMDSDVSDNKFPDQLVTDRTSNIPIKKHTNPLSSIEANNGSRTDSFATTADLSPKDHNNLYSNDEDDCQFWPIRAKFQGNQNTQFPWDETNKTEDEKLTAWMVSDNGKLKYANNI